A genomic region of Lagopus muta isolate bLagMut1 chromosome 19, bLagMut1 primary, whole genome shotgun sequence contains the following coding sequences:
- the LOC125702756 gene encoding lipocalin-15-like — translation MAAGASQHCLHPAEPWCSSRQHPDPKARMTAVLPSLVLTLLCLLRAGAEVPVQLDFDTKKFAGMWHIMAAVSNCPVFLSMKDKITSSVTTISFTPEGHMAMETVIPLPEECKKILMLFQHGGQAGHYISTEKGEKRDLRVMDTDYEHYAIVYTQKKDSQEPSTMLQLYTRNQDVSPQLLQKFKELFHSVGLTEDMLVVLPHSDRCTKTSK, via the exons CATCCAGACAGCATCCAGACCCCAAAGCGAGgatgacagcagtgctgccaagCCTGGTGCTgaccctgctctgcctgctgcgGGCAGGGGCTGAGGTCCCTGTGCAGCTGGACTTCGACACCAAGAAG TTTGCAGGGATGTGGCACATCATGGCTGCTGTTTCCAACTGCCCTGTGTTCCTGAGCATGAAGGACAAGATTACATCATctgtcaccaccatcagcttCACGCCAGAGGGACACATGGCCATGGAGACAGTCATCCCGCT GCCAGAAGAATGCAAAAAGATTCTGATGCTGTTCCAGCACGGTGGGCAGGCAGGGCACTACATCAGCACAG aaaaaggagagaagagggatCTGCGCGTGATGGACACAGACTACGAGCACTATGCCATCGTGTACACCCAGAAGAAAGACAGCCAGGAGCCCAGCACCATGCTGCAGCTCTACA CAAGGAATCAGGACGTGagcccacagctcctgcagaagTTCAAGGAGCTCTTCCACTCCGTGGGCCTGACTGAGGACATGCTGGTCGTGCTGCCGCACTCGG ATCGGTGCACCAAGACCAGCAAGTGA